A genomic region of Colletotrichum destructivum chromosome 1, complete sequence contains the following coding sequences:
- a CDS encoding Putative basic-leucine zipper domain-containing protein, with the protein MESTILYLDQMAQSGYPGLAPLVDARHMSLSLYDMSLPEQTPFLSPTDDYHLYQQWTGPDYYIFEPVVSPGNSAGSKHSIYWEVERPSYQSSEAATTTTPGYSAVSWATRSEDRSSYQELLQNLQQPQPAVFSQPPQCPTPAASPLAMDAAWKPATSSRTRPEPESRATTTKKKATISVEEPPQPHRSSTAQHRTKRARVEAGSEPFPVTPISCVKGDNKGEDSDISRALRSPERKKTHRVKNRVAAKRCREKTKQYETELANKEKQVTQKRVYLDACVTALKNEVLALRNQILDHGNCDCEMIQGYIARTASSVGYNGHRAPAMLPPST; encoded by the exons ATGGAGTCTACTATCCTATATTT GGATCAAATGGCTCAGTCTGGTTATCCCGGCTTAGCCCCGCTGGTCGATGCACGACACATGTCCCTATCTCTTTATGACATGTCACTGCCGGAGCAGACGCCCTTCTTGTCTCCCACCGACGACTACCATCTCTATCAGCAGTGGACTGGACCGGATTACTATATTTTTGAGCCAGTAGTCTCTCCTGGCAACTCTGCAGGATCGAAACATTCGATTTATTGGGAGGTGGAACGACCCAGCTATCAGTCGTCAGAGGCGGCcacaacgacgacgccgggTTACTCGGCTGTCAGCTGGGCGACACGGTCCGAAGACAGGTCCTCGTACCAAGAGCTTCTGCAAAATCTCCAGCAACCGCAACCAGCAGTCTTCAGCCAGCCGCCGCAATGTCCAACACCGGCTGCCTCCCCTCTTGCCATGGACGCAGCCTGGAAGCCTGCTACCAGCAGTCGAACccggccagagccagagTCTAGGGCCACCAcaacgaagaagaaagcaACGATATCGGTAGAAGAGCCACCGCAACCGCATCGTTCGTCGACGGCCCAACACCGCACCAAGAGGGCACGCGTTGAAGCTGGCAGCGAACCATTTCCCGTCACCCCGATTTCGTGTGTCAAAGGCGATAACAAGGGCGAAGACAGCGACATTTCTCGGGCGCTGCGAAGCCcggaaagaaagaagacaCATCGCGTCAAGAATCGAGTGGCCGCCAAGCGCTGCCGCGAGAAGACGAAGCAGTACGAGACGGAACTGGCTAATAAAGAGAAGCAGGTCACGCAGAAACGCGTGTACCTGGACGCTTGCGTGACTGCTCTCAAGAACGAGGTGCTCGCGCTTAGGAACCAGATTCTCGATCATGGCAACTGCGACTGCGAGATGATCCAGGGGTACATTGCGAGGACGGCCAGCAGTGTCGGCTACAACGGGCACCGAGCCCCCGCaatgctgccgccgtcgacatgA